The Argentina anserina chromosome 3, drPotAnse1.1, whole genome shotgun sequence genome includes a region encoding these proteins:
- the LOC126786081 gene encoding putative germin-like protein 2-3 encodes MANQIVLLATIIAMTCSLVIAFEPSPLQDFCIADTTSSVIRVNGLPCLDSKLAQAEHFSFGGLHIPGNTSNPLGITVTPVNVAQIPGLNTLGISLARIDYAPGGVTPPHTHPRATEILTVVKGKLYVGFVTSNPENKLISKIIKKGDVFVFPVGLVHFQKNLGSGTAISQSSLSSQNPGVITIANSVFGPNPSISDDVLAKAFQVDKSIISTLQAQF; translated from the exons ATGGCCAACCAAATTGTACTTTTGGCTACAATAATAGCCATGACATGTTCTCTGGTTATTGCTTTCGAGCCTAGTCCACTACAAGATTTCTGCATTGCTGACACCACTAGCTCAG taataaGAGTAAATGGCTTGCCTTGCTTGGACTCCAAGCTAGCACAAGCGGAGCATTTCTCCTTCGGAGGACTTCACATCCCTGGAAACACCTCAAACCCTCTCGGTATTACAGTTACCCCAGTCAATGTGGCTCAAATTCCAGGACTCAACACCCTTGGTATCTCACTGGCTCGAATTGACTATGCACCAGGAGGTGTTACTCCTCCCCACACTCATCCTCGTGCGACTGAGATTCTGACAGTTGTGAAAGGCAAGCTCTATGTTGGCTTTGTGACCTCCAACCCAGAGAATAAGCTCATCTCCAAGATCATTAAGAAGGGTGATGTGTTTGTGTTCCCTGTTGGACTAGTTCACTTCCAGAAAAATCTGGGATCTGGAACAGCCATTTCACAGTCTTCTCTGAGCAGCCAAAACCCTGGAGTCATCACTATTGCTAACTCAGTTTTTGGACCCAATCCCTCAATTTCAGATGATGTTCTGGCCAAGGCTTTCCAAGTTGACAAGTCCATTATTAGTACTTTGCAAGCACAATTTTAG
- the LOC126786080 gene encoding uncharacterized protein LOC126786080: MPLLWKKGRISQMLADLQSPKRRGGSMVVQTGFPTSLIDLIVKNRDRLRRQSKKNKKMQNSEKSTDFDPVDQVSDQIVSSFEKGVDDLSIMVEPSSGEIDMADREDHGVSEDNDSRSSVETDADSSEVVARESPRGSSGDSASVFVAVAVLALCTTKFAVGFTLSAFLLMFLELVGKHFLCLVKPCSYAKSGLGYMARRIGYAMTVLRSDVVVKERNEGVVFELVEPGVESDSSIEEIEVMSSGSVRIDEGGSEKSLIECLSMEKKVEVGDHTEGSSGSVCKESKSKGRKKLLPKMGAKSIKKFVSKKLRVNNKKHQSETEPEPKPKPKPSTEGFSAEVEESEGISPVSVNSESKCEKQEADGMVNSMMVGKKGTESKGNFGHLILFLIALAGLVGGRLIALLLTITWCFTLKVIRSWSGSGDMPVPMKSLLTCLSIKVARPDKAWLQTWCCALVSSVSCPVLCIGSSRTTMPALKKSLTLNDNPALH, encoded by the exons ATGCCGTTATTATGGAAGAAGGGGAGGATTTCCCAAATGCTGGCGGATCTCCAATCGCCGAAAAGGAGGGGCGGATCAATGGTGGTGCAGACCGGATTCCCCACCTCGTTAATAGATCTCATCGTCAAAAACCGCGATCGGTTGAGAAGACAGTCgaaaaagaacaagaagatgCAAAACTCGGAAAAAAGTACGGATTTTGATCCCGTTGACCAGGTCTCCGATCAGATCGTGTCGAGTTTCGAAAAGGGTGTCGATGATTTGTCGATTATGGTTGAACCCAGTTCGGGAGAGATCGACATGGCCGACAGAGAAGATCACGGTGTTTCGGAAGACAATGATTCTCGGAGTTCAGTTGAAACAGATGCGGATAGTTCTGAAGTCGTTGCTCGGGAATCGCCACGTGGCAGCTCGGGGGATTCGGCCTCGGTGTTTGTGGCGGTGGCGGTATTGGCTCTGTGCACGACCAAGTTCGCCGTTGGGTTCACACTGTCTGCTTTTCTGCTTATGTTTTTGGAACTTGTGGGTAAGCACTTTCTTTGCTTAGTGAAACCTTGCTCGTATGCGAAATCGGGCTTGGGGTATATGGCTAGGAGGATAGGGTATGCAATGACGGTTTTGAGGAGTGATGTGGTTGTGAAAGAAAGGAATGAGGGTGTTGTGTTTGAATTGGTAGAACCTGGGGTTGAGTCAGACTCTTCAATTGAGGAGATTGAGGTTATGAGTAGTGGTAGCGTGCGCATTGATGAAGGTGGCAGTGAGAAGAGTTTGATCGAGTGTTTGAGTATGGAGAAGAAGGTTGAGGTGGGTGATCATACAGAGGGCTCATCGGGTTCGGTTTGCAAGGAGAGTAAGAGCAAGGGTAGGAAGAAGCTTCTGCCTAAGATGGGAGCAAAGTCTATCAAGAAGTTTGTGTCTAAGAAATTGCGTGTGAACAACAAGAAGCATCAGTCTGAGACTGAGCCGGAGCCAAAGCCAAAGCCAAAGCCAAGTACTGAAGGTTTCAGTGCTGAGGTAGAAGAAAGTGAAGGCATTTCACCGGTGTCAGTAAATTCCGAAAGCAAGTGTGAAAAACAAGAAGCTGATGGAATGGTAAATTCAATGATGGTTGGAAAGAAGGGAACAGAAAGCAAAGGGAATTTTGGGCATCTGATTCTGTTTTTGATAGCTCTTGCTGGACTTGTTGGGGGTCGGCTTATAGCTCTGCTGCTTACAATCACTTGGTGCTTTACCTTGAAGGTGATTAGGTCTTGGAGCGGATCAGGCGATATGCCCGTCCCCATGAAAAG CTTATTGACATGCCTTTCCATAAAAGTTGCACGGCCTGACAAAGCTTGGTTGCAAACGTGGTGTTGTGCGTTAGTTTCCTCAGTATCCTGTCCAGTCCTTTGCATAGGCAGCAGCCGCACAACAATGCCTGCTCTAAAGAAGTCTTTGACCTTAAATGATAACCCTGCTCTACACTGA